A portion of the Zymoseptoria tritici IPO323 chromosome 8, whole genome shotgun sequence genome contains these proteins:
- a CDS encoding ATP-binding cassette family ATPase (Non transporter ABC protein, ABC-F family, GCN / EF3 type. EF-3 Elongation factor 3 ABC proteins are cytosolic proteins required by fungal ribosomes for in vitro protein synthesis and for in vivo growth. EF-3 stimulates the binding of the EF-1:GTP:aa-tRNA ternary complex to the ribosomal A site by facilitated release of the deacylated tRNA from the E site. ...), with translation MVSASKAAREAKRAEKPKKTTTSRLASKNASKNGSEASSVNGDDELDENGNALPTAREQKLADKVAQLKLQEDRDGISDRVTTGVLASLPASRDVKITSASLVFHGKVLFNDTTIEVNYGRRYGLLGENGCGKSTFLKAVDKREFPFPDHLDIYLLNEGAEPSDSGALEWVVNQAESEMKRLEDLAEKILEDEGPDSPKLEDIYERIDGMDPSTFHTRASLILTGLGFNKKTMDKKTKDMSGGWRMRVALAKALFVRPSLLLLDDPTAHLDLEACVWLEEYLKKWDRTLILVSHSMDFLNGVCTTMIDMREKSIMYFGGNYDSYIKTRSELEVNQQKAYEKQQDEIKHIKEFIAKAGTYANLVRQAKSRQKILDKMEADGFIQPVHQDRVFSFRFADVEKLPPPVLSLDNVTFSYSGKASDNLYEHLDFGVDMDSRTALVGPNGVGKSTLLRIFTGKLSPTSGSVSRHTHLKLGMYSQHSAEQLDLTKSALDFVRDKYPAISQDYQYWRQQLGKYGLSGESQTAVMGTLSEGQKSRIVFALLAIEGPNMLLLDEPTNGLDIPTIDSLADAINAFSGGVVVVSHDFRLLDKIAKDIMVCENKTVTRWDGSIGEYKGHLRKKMLAAGGV, from the exons ATGGTTTCCGCTTCCAAGGCCGCCCGCGAGGCAAAGCGTGCTGAGAAGCCCAAGAAGACCACCACCAGCAGACTCGCTTCGAAAAATGCGTCCAAGAACGGCTCGGAGGCTTCCTCTGTCAACGGAGACGATGAACTCGATGAGAACGGCAACGCCCTCCCCACCGCCAGAGAACAAAAGCTCGCCGACAAGGTCGCGCAATTGAAGCTGCAAGAGGACCGCGATGGTATTTCAGACCGTGTCACAACTGGTGTTCTGGCATCACTCCCAGCCAGCAGAGACGTCAAGATCACATCAGCTTCGCTCGTGTTCCACGGCAAAGTCCTCTTCAACGACACCACCATTGAAGTCAACTACGGGCGTCGGTATGGTCTCCTCGGAGAGAACGGCTGCGGAAAGTCCACTTTCCTCAAGGCCGTCGACAAGCGCGAATTTCCCTTCCCCGACCACCTCGACATTTACCTGCTCAACGAGGGAGCCGAGCCATCCGATTCTGGCGCCCTCGAGTGGGTGGTGAACCAAGCCGAGAGTGAGATGAAGAGATTGGAAGATCTTGCGGAGAAGATCCTCGAAGACGAGGGTCCGGACAGCCCAAAGCTTGAGGATATCTACGAGCGTATCGATGGCATGGATCCGTCTACCTTCCACACCCGCGCTTCTCTTATCTTGACTGGTTTGGGTTTCAACAAGAAGACAATGGACAAGAAGACGAAGGACATGTCCGGTGGATGGCGTATGCGTGTGGCTCTCGCAAAGGCCCTGTTCGTCCGTCCATCGCTGCTCTTGCTCGATGACCCCACTGCCCATTTGGATTTGGAGGCCTGCGTGTGGCTGGAGGAGTACCTCAAGAAGTGGGACCGCACACTCATCTTGGTTTCCCACTCCATGGATTTCTTGAACGGTGTCTGCACAACCATGATTGACATGCGCGAGAAGTCCATCATGTACTTTGGTGGTAACTACGACTCATACATCAAGACCAGGAGCGAACTCGAGGTCAACCAGCAaaaggcctacgagaagcaGCAAGACGAGATCAAGCATATCAAGGAGTTCATCGCCAAGGCCGGTACCTACGCCAACTTGGTGCGTCAGGCAAAGTCTCGTCAGAAGATTCTCGACAAGATGGAGGCAGACGGTTTCATTCAGCCAGTGCACCAGGACCGTGTCTTCTCTTTCCGCTTCGCAGATGTCGAGAAGCTCCCACCACCTGTGCTCTCCCTGGACAACGTCACCTTCTCGTACTCTGGAAAAGCCTCGGACAACCTCTACGAGCACCTCGACTTCGGTGTCGACATGGACAGCAGAACCGCACTCGTCGGACCCAACGGTGTCGGCAAGTCGACTCTTCTCCGCATCTTCACTGGCAAGCTCTCTCCCACATCCGGCTCCGTGTCCCGACACACCCACTTGAAGCTCGGCATGTACAGCCAGCACTCCGCTGAGCAGCTCGACCTGACCAAGTCTGCCCTCGACTTCGTTCGCGACAAGTACCCCGCCATCTCTCAAGACTACCAATACTGGAGACAACAGCTCGGAAAGTACGGTCTTTCTGGAGAGTCTCAGACTGCCGTCATGGGCACTCTTTCCGAAGGACAGAAGAGCCGTATCGTGTTCGCACTGCTCGCTATCGAGGGACCAAACATGTTGCTTCTGGACGAGCCTACCAACGGTCTGGACATTCCCACAATTGACTCGTTGGCTGATGCCATCAACGCCTTCTCTGGTGGTGTAGTCGTCGTTTCCCACGACTTCAG ACTACTTGACAAGATCGCAAAGGACATCATGGTGTGCGAGAACAAGACCGTCACGCGGTGGGACGGCAGCATTGGCGAGTACAAGGGCCACCTCAGGAAGAAGATGTTGGCAGCTGGAGGTGTCTAA
- a CDS encoding chromatin remodeling complex SWI/SNF component SWI2 (Chromatin remodeling protein, puative catalytic subunit of the SWI/SNF chromatin remodeling complex involved in transcriptional regulation) gives MRQILTQVHQRTQQMKRMQAMQRQQQAAQQQNGIPDFQTQPSAATSNGTPQATSQQLPATALPTAQPTHMDGSSEVSFSREQQMTLRAQMQAFGALQKNRPIPNEIADRIFPSRSDKKGPSLADNIATAGKMLDEATGDLSGKTGDSQDDGRPRHRFETYTEPHGFLLKNISFNDHLHRSYRPMIPAIMPLGIDPERVREERENIVYNRILTRKEELLNLPANIGAWDVGKSEVPEDNANVKLRALIELKSLSLLAKQKEMRQRVGREMMLSDNLSMTANRSSYRRLKKQSLREARITEKLEKQQRDAAENKEKKKHDEYMHSIRVHADAIKNNAMAHRQRVQKLGRMMAAAHVTIEKDEQKRIERTAKQRLQALKANDEETYLKLLGQAKDSRISHLLKQTDGFLNQLAASVKAQQRSNHARYGGDVPDEADPVDTGEVDSEDETKPKVDYYEVAHRIKEEVTGQSSNLVGGQLKEYQIKGLQWMISLYNNNLNGILADEMGLGKTIQTISLITYLIEKKKQHGPYLVIVPLSTLTNWNSEFERWAPSVSRIVYKGPPNQRKTQQQQIRYGNFQVLLTTYEFIIKDRPILSKVKWLHMIVDEGHRMKNANSKLSNTITNYYHTRYRLILTGTPLQNNLTELWSMLNFVLPTIFKSATSFDEWFNTPFANTGGQDKMDLTEEEKLLVIRRLHKVLRPFLLRRLKKDVEKDLPDKQERVIKCNLSALQAKLYKQLMLHNRINVMGADGKKTGMRGLSNMLMQLRKLCNHPFVFEEVEDQMNPSKMTNDLIWRTAGKFELLDRVLPKFFATGHRVLMFFQMTQIMNIMEDFLRFRGIKYLRLDGGTKADDRSELLKLFNAPGSEYDIFLLSTRAGGLGLNLQTADTVIIYDSDWNPHQDLQAQDRAHRIGQKNEVRILRLITTNSVEEKILERAQYKLDMDGKVIQAGKFDNKSTNEERDEMLRVMLESAEAVESLEQDEMEDDDLNMIMMRHDHELPIFQKLDAERAKNTPYGLDKKLPRLMGESELPEIYVNEDNPVVEDVEAIYGRGTRERGKVKYDDGLTEEQWLDAVDADDDTIEDAIARKQARIARRNAKKGDDSDGETPPPAIESEEELPQPKKRGRKPGRPEKRKADEASLERPEPPKKSRGRGNKVVETLSKEDRGTLQTILDNVHDSLQDLEEESTEPGVPNRGIIDPFLDLPPKLDYPDYYQLIKNPICMKQIETKINKKQYQNLKQFRSDVSLLCSNCRQYNEDGSILYQDANTIEAACMKKLQEEMANHPGSEDLEEGSVADGISTRPMSTVGTPQPARSGIKLKLGNGGRANGNSSRGGTESAAQSDSD, from the exons ATGCGGCAAATACTGACACAGGTCCACCAGAGGACTCAGCAGATGAAGCGCATGCAAGCAAtgcagcggcagcagcaggccGCTCAGCAGCAAAATGGCATCCCGGACTTCCAAACGCAACCTTCCGCGGCGACATCGAATGGTACACCTCAAGCTACCTCCCAGCAGCTACCAGCGACGGCTCTCCCAACCGCGCAGCCCACTCATATGGATGGCTCCAGTGAGGTGTCATTCTCTAGGGAGCAGCAAATGACCCTCCGTGCCCAAATGCAAGCATTCGGCGCGCTGCAGAAGAACCGACCGATCCCAAACGAGATCGCAGACAGGATATTCCCATCCAGATCGGACAAGAAAGGTCCATCTCTCGCGGACAATATTGCCACGGCTGGCAAGATGCTGGACGAGGCCACTGGAGACCTCTCAGGCAAAACTGGAGACAGCCAAGATGACGGACGACCGCGACATCGATTCGAGACATACACTGAGCCCCATGGCTTCCTGCTGAAGAACATCAGCTTCAACGACCACCTCCATCGTTCCTATCGACCCATGATTCCGGCCATCATGCCACTTGGGATCGATCCAGAGCGTGTGCGAGAGGAGCGAGAGAACATTGTATACAATCGTATCCTCACGCGGAAAGAAGAGCTGCTAAATTTACCTGCCAATATCGGTGCATGGGATGTCGGCAAATCCGAAGTTCCAGAGGACAACGCAAACGTCAAGCTCCGCGCTTTGATTGAGCTCAAGTCGTTGTCGCTGCTAGCGAAGCAGAAGGAAATGCGACAGAGAGTTGGCAGGGAGATGATGCTCTCGGACAATCTTTCCATGACCGCAAATCGGTCCTCGTACAGGAGACTGAAAAAGCAGTCGCTGAGAGAAGCTCGCATTACGGAGAAACTGGAGAAACAGCAGCGCGATGCTGCCGAGAACAAGGAAAAGAAGAAGCACGACGAATATATGCACTCCATCCGCGTGCACGCCGATGCTATCAAGAACAACGCAATGGCTCATAGGCAGCGCGTTCAGAAGCTTGGTCGCATGATGGCAGCCGCGCATGTCACCATCGAGAAGGACGAGCAGAAGCGTATCGAGCGTACGGCGAAGCAACGTCTCCAAGCGTTGAAGGCCAACGATGAAGAGACATACCTCAAACTGCTCGGCCAAGCGAAGGATTCTCGTATCTCACACTTGTTGAAGCAGACGGATGGCTTTTTGAACCAGCTTGCCGCATCTGTCAAGGCACAACAGCGGAGCAACCACGCACGCTACGGTGGAGACGTGCCTGATGAGGCGGATCCTGTGGACACCGGCGAAGTAGACAGCGAGGACGAAACTAAGCCCAAGGTCGACTACTACGAAGTCGCTCATCGCATCAAGGAAGAGGTCACTGGCCAATCTTCGAATCTCGTCGGCGGTCAACTGAAAGAGTACCAGATCAAGGGTCTTCAATGGATGATTTCGctttacaacaacaacctgAACGGAATCTTGGCCGATGAGATGGGGTTGGGCAAGACCATTCAAACCATCTCGCTCATCACTTATCtcatcgagaagaagaagcagcatGGTCCATACCTGGTCATCGTGCCGCTCAGCACACTTACCAACTGGAACAGCGAATTTGAGCGATGGGCGCCCAGTGTGTCTCGAATCGTGTACAAGGGCCCTCCGAACCAGCGCAAAACTCAACAACAACAGATCCGATATGGCAACTTCCAGGTCTTGCTCACAACGTACGAGTTCATCATTAAAGATCGTCCGATCTTGAGCAAAGTCAAGTGGCTGCACATGATTGTCGACGAAGGTCACCGCATGAAGAATGCCAACTCGAAGCTCAGCAATACCATCACGAACTACTACCACACTCGCTACCGTTTGATCTTGACCGGAACACCCCTCCAAAACAATCTCACTGAGCTCTGGTCGATGTTGAATTTCGTCCTGCCGACCATCTTCAAGTCTGCAACGTCATTCGACGAGTGGTTCAATACTCCCTTTGCAAACACTGGCGGCCAGGATAAGATGGACCTCACCGAAGAGGAGAAACTTCTCGTTATTCGTCGCCTGCACAAGGTGCTTCGTCCTTTCTTGCTCCGTCGTCTCAAGAAAGacgtcgagaaggatttGCCTGACAAGCAGGAGCGTGTCATCAAGTGCAATCTCTCTGCACTACAGGCCAAGCTTTACAAGCAGCTCATGCTCCACAACCGCATCAACGTTATGGGCGCTGATGGCAAGAAGACGGGCATGCGCGGCTTAAGCAACATGCTGATGCAATTACGAAAGCTATGCAATCATCCCTTTGTGTttgaggaagtcgaggacCAGATGAACCCGAGCAAGATGACCAATGATCTGATTTGGCGAACTGCCGGAAAGTTTGAACTTCTGGACCGCGTGCTGCCAAAGTTCTTCGCGACAGGTCACAGAGTGCTCATGTTCTTCCAGATGACACAAATTATGAATATCATGGAGGACTTCCTTCGCTTCAGAGGTATCAAATATCTGCGTCTTGATGGTGGTACAAAGGCAGACGATCGGTCCGAGCTTCTGAAGTTGTTCAACGCACCGGGCTCGGAGTACGACATTTTTTTGCTCTCGACGCGTGCAGGAGGTCTTGGTCTGAACTTGCAAACAGCCGACACGGTCATCATCTACGACTCCGATTGGAATCCGCATCAAGATTTGCAAGCGCAGGATCGTGCCCATCGTATTGGCCAGAAGAACGAGGTGCGCATCTTGCGACTCATCACCACGAATtccgtggaggagaagattcTCGAGCGTGCTCAGTACAAGCTGGATATGGATGGCAAGGTCATTCAAGCAGGTAAATTCGACAACAAGTCCACCAACGAGGAGCGTGACGAAATGCTGCGAGTCATGCTTGAGTCCGCCGAGGCTGTCGAAAGCTTGGAGCAGGATGAgatggaggacgatgacCTCAACATGATCATGATGCGTCACGATCACGAGCTGCCAATCTTCCAGAAGTTGGATGCGGAGCGCGCAAAGAATACACCTTACGGTCTGGACAAGAAACTGCCGCGTCTCATGGGAGAGAGCGAGCTTCCAGAGATCTACGTGAACGAGGACAATCCCGTTGTTGAGGACGTGGAAGCTATATACGGCCGTGGCACTCGTGAACGTGGCAAGGTTAAGTACGATGACGGTCTCACGGAAGAACAATGGCTCGACGCTGTGGATGCCGACGATGACACGATTGAGGACGCGATCGCACGGAAGCAAGCTAGAATTGCGAGACGCAAtgcgaagaagggcgacGACTCTGATGGCGAGACACCGCCCCCAGCGATCGAGAGTGAGGAAGAGCTTCCACAACCCAAGAAGCGTGGTCGCAAACCTGGCCGACCTGAGAAACGCAAAGCAGATGAGGCCTCGCTCGAGCGTCCAGAAccgccgaagaagtcgcGCGGACGCGGCAACAAGGTCGTCGAAACGCTCTCCAAGGAGGACCGCGGAACTCTGCAGACTATCCTCGACAACGTTCACGATTCGCTCCAGGATCTGGAAGAGGAGTCTACCGAGCCCGGCGTTCCCAACCGGGGCATTATTGATCCGTTCCTGGATCTGCCTCCGAAATTGGACTACCCTGACTACTACCAGCTGATCAAGAATCCGATTTGCATGAAGCAGATCGAAACAAAGATCAACAAGAAGCAGTATCAGAACCTCAAGCAGTTCCGCTCGGACGTCTCGCTTCTATGCAGCAATTGTCGGCAATACAACGAGGACGGCAGTATACTCTACCAGGACGCGAACACGATCGAG GCGGCTTGCATGAAGAAACTTCAAGAAGAAATGGCCAATCACCCAGGCTCAGAGGATTTGGAAGAGGGCTCAGTCGCCGATGGAATTTCAACACGACCAATGTCTACGGTCGGCACGCCACAGCCAGCAAGATCCGGCATCAAGCTGAAGCTTGGAAATGGTGGGCGAGCCAACGGAAATTCGTCGCGAGGCGGCACAGAAAGCGCGGCTCAGAGCGACAGCGATTAG